The region CTCTTCTGGGCCTGGAAAGCGGACGATGACCGGGACTACCTCAAAAAATTGGCTAAGAGCTGGGATATCAACCTCTACACCCTTGCCGCCCGGGACGCCCTGAAGATGAAATACGACCTGGGGATCACCCCCGAGCTTCCCCGGGGGCATGTCCCCGGATTCGATATCCGCGACCCGATCCAGTGGCACAGCCTCAAACAGAAGATCTTCGATCCCCACAGCGACCTCGAGGCCCTGGCTCAGCGTTTCAAAACCGACGAGACCGTCGGCCACTACTGCTACATTATGACCAAGGCCGGGCACGACAAGCCCCAATACTTCCCGATGCCCTACCGGGATTTTATGAAAAAGCTTCCCGTCAAGCGCCAGGCGATCCTCTATGCCATCGCCAGACAGGAGAGCCGCTTCGTCCCCGCCTCGGTCTCCGGCTCCTTCGCCCTGGGGATGATGCAGATTATGCCCTTTTTGGTCGACCATCTCCAAAAGGTGCGGCACGAGCGGATCGACTATGACGATCTCTTCGACCCCATCACCGCCCTCAAATACGCCAATACCCATATGGATTATCTGACGAGCTGGCTGCACCACCCTCTCTTCGTCGCCTACGCCTACAATGCCGGTATCGGCTTCACCAAGCGCCTGATCCGGCGCAAAGACCTCTTCGAGAACCGGAACAAATACGACCCCTGGATCAGTCTGGAACGGGTCGCCAACTATCAGGCAAACGACTACGGCAAAAAAGTCCTCACCAATTACGTCATCTATCTCAACAAGCTGGGCTATCCCATCCGCCTCACAGACCTGGTCTCCGTGCTCCATCTGCCCCGTTATACCGACGAGTTTCGCAAAAGACGAAAATGATACGGCGGCTCAAGGACAGCACCCTCTCCCAGGGCCTCACCCTGCTCATCAACAGCCGCATAAAGAGCTACGGAAAAGTGCTCAATCTCAAAGTCGACAGTAAGCAAAAAAACATCGAACTCGAAATCCTGCTCAAAGGGGAGAAAGAACCGATCCAAGTGACGGTGAACGAATATGAAGTGATCGAAGAAAAGGGGCATTGGTATCTTCTGGCACAGGAGATCGTCACTTCCCGAGAGTGGATCAATATTGTCGCAGAAAATTTTCTCAAAGGGCAGCGTTTCGAGATTCCCGAGCAGTATGCGAAGATGTTGAAGTTAGTGCTCTGAAGATTTTTTTAGTTGTTGATCTCCAAAGCGCTGTGGTAGAGCCATTCGCCATCTTCCATAAGAAAAAGGCTCTTTTCCCGGATCACCCCGCCTGAGAGTGTCGCGACGAACTCCACCGTCGCGCGCTTCTCATCGATGGACGAAAAATCCAGGATCTCCAGGCCCAAAAAATCGTTGGCCCGGCAAAAATTCAAAATCTCTTCCCGCCACGCCTTGCGATCTTCACTGTAATCGGGATTTTCCGGATGGGTGGTGCGGATGATGTAGCGGGCATCCCCCACGGCATAAGCGCTGTAGCGGGATTTCATCAGGCTCAGAGCGTCGGGAGCCAGGGCCCCTTTGTGAAAACGGGCGCAGCATTTTTTGTACTTGACCCCGCTGCCGC is a window of Nitratifractor salsuginis DSM 16511 DNA encoding:
- a CDS encoding transglycosylase SLT domain-containing protein, producing the protein MRALFALFLLLLIPLGAKSFSYAQVHSLPQGVEKDYYIWRFIRQKSTTKAQARRIIREASRINPNLKKAYRRKTGHNPPIPPRPKPSLSPRQKQELERKLAIARQVLRSPDPLSAWQKLDPEMKLFVFKHAGTRGRRTLDYKISEEEWQELSRYPDANLMLYYLRRDRLKKLSRILRYKPAQDNRLRYDYLMRLSFEALRRGDESLAEYDFAQAARRARKRELADRALFWAWKADDDRDYLKKLAKSWDINLYTLAARDALKMKYDLGITPELPRGHVPGFDIRDPIQWHSLKQKIFDPHSDLEALAQRFKTDETVGHYCYIMTKAGHDKPQYFPMPYRDFMKKLPVKRQAILYAIARQESRFVPASVSGSFALGMMQIMPFLVDHLQKVRHERIDYDDLFDPITALKYANTHMDYLTSWLHHPLFVAYAYNAGIGFTKRLIRRKDLFENRNKYDPWISLERVANYQANDYGKKVLTNYVIYLNKLGYPIRLTDLVSVLHLPRYTDEFRKRRK
- a CDS encoding YchJ family protein; translation: MMKKLSSNDPCPCGSGVKYKKCCARFHKGALAPDALSLMKSRYSAYAVGDARYIIRTTHPENPDYSEDRKAWREEILNFCRANDFLGLEILDFSSIDEKRATVEFVATLSGGVIREKSLFLMEDGEWLYHSALEINN